The sequence below is a genomic window from Ovis canadensis isolate MfBH-ARS-UI-01 breed Bighorn chromosome 1, ARS-UI_OviCan_v2, whole genome shotgun sequence.
GCAGTGAGAACAAGGAGGAGGTGGTGGAGCTCAGCAAGGGAGACGACTTGGCCTTGGTCAAGAAGAGGCAGCGAAGGCTAGAGCTGCTGGAGAGAAGCAGGCAGACACTGGAGGAGAGCCAGTCCATGGGAAGCTGGGAGGCAGATAGCTCAGCTGCCAGTGGGAGCATCCCCCTGTCTGCATTCTGGTCAGCAGCCCCCTCAGTCAGCGCTGATGGGGACACAGCATCAGTGCTCAGCACCCAGAGCCACAGCTCCCATCCCTCTCAGGCCCTAAGCAAAGTAGGCGGATGCTTGGCTTCCATCCCCACCACACCTCTACCTAACCTGCATGTGGGGCCTGGAGACACAATTTCCATTGCCAGCATACAGAACTGGATTGCCAACGTAGTCAGTGAAACTCTCGCCCAGAAGCAAAATGAAATGCTGTTGTCGCCCCGCCCATCGTCCGCTGTAAGCATGAAGGCAGCACCAACAGGCAGCTGCCTAGGGGATGACCAAGTTTCCATGCTCAGTGGACAGAGCAGCTCCTCCCTGGGTGGCTGCCTGCTGCCTCAAAGCCAGGCAAGACTCAGCTCTGAGACCCAGTCAGTTTTGTCCTCCCATACCATGAGGAGCGCAAGAGCTGAAGGTACTGGGAGCAAAGTGAAGGGGACCAGCAAGCCTATCTATAGCCTCTTTGCTGACAATATTGACCTAAAGGAGCTTGGccggaaggagaaggagatgcaAACGGAGCTGAGGGAGAAGATGTCCGAGTACAAAATGGAGAAGCTGGCCTCTGACAACAAACGCAGCTCCCTTTTCAAGAAGAAGAAGGTCAAGGAGGATGAGGATGAGGATGATGATGTGGATGATAGGGGTGAGGACACTGACAGTGCCATAGGGAGCTTCCGGTATTCTTCCCGGAGTAATTCCCAGAAACCCGAAACAGACACCTTCTCCTCCCTGGCTGTCTCTGATGGCTATGGAAGTGGCAGCAGAGCTGGCAGAGAGATGGATAACAGTATTAATAAGTGGCTCAGTGGCCTCCGGACAGAGGAAAAATCTCCTCCCCAAAGTGATTGGTCTGGAAGCTCCAGGGAAAAGTGCACCAGATCTTCCCTGATTCGGGAGACAGAGTCTAAGTCTTCCAGTTACAAGTTCTCCAAATCCCGGTCAGAGGAGCAGGACACCTCCTCCTACCAGGAGACCAACAGCAACTCGGTAAAAAGCACTTCACGGTTCTCTGCTTCCtccaccagggaaggcagagaGATGCACACATTCTCCAGGTCCATGTTCAGTGAGACCTCAAGCTCCCGAGAGGGAAGCCCGGAGCCCTACTTTTTCCGCCGGACCCCTGAGCCCTCTGAAGGAGAAGAGTCCCCAGAACCACGGCGTCCAAATGCGGCCAGATCCAGGGACTGGGAAGACGTGGAAGAGTCATCCAGGTCAGACTTTTCTGAATTTGGAGCCAAGAGGAAATTCACCCAGAGTTTCATGAGGTctgaagaggagggagagaaagagaggatagaaaagagagaagaagggaggTTTGCCTCAGGGCGGCGGTCCCGGTATTGGAGAAGCACTgacagggaggaagaggaggaaatggatgaTGAAGCCATCATTGCTGCCTGGAGACGCCGGCAAGAAGAAACAAGGACTAAGCTGCAGAGAAGAAGGGAGGATTCCGCTCGGCAAAGGGAATCTGGGAGAGACTGAGAACACAGGGAGAAGCCTTACAACTTAGCATAGGGCTCaagacacacacagccacagcCCACCAAGGGACAAGGATGGGGCAAGGATCATATGGAGGGGCAGAAGTGAAGTGAGCAGCACCAGGCAGGAAGACACCAGATGTGGGGTAGGgaggaaacagagaaggagaagaagagccATAAACGGGAGGTCCAAATGAGGGACCAACTGACGCCCAGTGCTTCTGAACTTTAGTACTTCACTtacatgtttgatttttttcatcacagACTAGAGATGAGCTTACACAGGCACTATAGTTTGTTGGAGACTCCAACTTATTCCAGAAAGGCTGTGAGTACAGGACATGGTTCTATATGTAGAGGTTTGATAATGAGACCCAAGAAATCTATCCTGTGGCAAGTCTCACCTCTCCCAGCAGCTGAGTTctggttgtttgttttgaatgTTTTGGATCTCCATTAAATTGATATGTTGTCAAATATTTCTTGTTTATTCTGGTCACTTTTAACTCTTTGGATATTAGTGGAAACCCACtttaagagacacagatgtgttaCCAAGAGCCACCCTCACCTTGTGCTACAAAAGCTATGTCTCCAATActaatatcatattttaaaatattaatatataaaatattattattttaaaataatatttattattataaaaataataaccaaGTATTTAGGATACAGTGCAATGGGAAgccatgggtctcctgcactgcaggcagattctttaccatctaagccaccagggaagccccagggaagggGAAGACACGAGGGGGACCCTTGAGAGTAACAGATGGAACTCAAGAGAGAAAGGTTTTATAGTGGTGAGCTAAAGGTAGAGAGTCCCTCTGGAATGGTAGGGGTTAAAAGCAAACCACCATGAGGGAGAGAAAAAACGAAGCCCAGCGCAAGGAGATGGAGATGTATTTTTATGAGGTCTTGTGGTCATCTTTGCTTTTCGTTCCTTTGAGGATCACTGGACAATGCCGTGGGCAGTCCATTTGATCCTTCTCTGCAGTCTAGATGGGCTAGGTTGATGAGATTTCTTATGTGTTGTTCTCAAGGTTTTTCAGCCTTCCAAACAcaggttcggagaaggcaatggcaccccactccagtactcctgcctggaaaatcccatggatggaggagcctggtaggctgcagtccatggggtcgctaagacacaactgagcaacttcactttcacttttcactttcatgcattggagaaggaaatggcaacccactccagtgttcttgcctagagaatcccagggatgggggagcctggtgggctgccgtctatggggctgcacagagttgaacacaactgaagcgacctagcagcagcaaacacaggttgaattgccaaagcaagagacatgtTTTGGGCACCTATCTCAAACATTGGGGAACTCATTTCTATAGTCCCTTTTAACCTGCAGCATCTTGCAGGATTCGAAAATAGGCATGCATCTAATTCATGAGATATAGTTGGGAGGGCAGAAGAGGAATGAGGAATCCACCAATGGGATGTATAGTAAGTGATCATTAATTGTGCGGTCATTTTTCCTAGAAACAGTTTTATAGGACGTGGACGTGATGCATCTTTTCTACGTGGATTATTAACATTACACATTGCAGTGAGCATGAATATACCAAGGCAAAAGGAACAGACTTGAGCTCAAACCCAGACTTGCACATTAGCTGCTGTCAAAATACTGAATTAATTTGCTCACTTTCCTTCTACCACATCAGCCTGCAATTCAGTCACTGATGGTGCTTCTCTCCCCTTCACTAGCTGAAGGAGAATGAGGCCTTAAAAAAAACACAGCTCAGCCTTTGTCccatttccctctttccttcttcctttgctCACTTTACTTTAGTCAGACTTAGTCCCTAGTTTCTGTGCTCAACAGGTCGTTGTCATCATCTAAGATGGTGCTGTCCTCATAGGCAAGAAGGCTGGTTGTGGCTCATTTTACCTTCTGGGCAAGCTCAAAGCTTCCTCTCTTATTTTACCCCTATAGGAAGGTTTCTGACATAGGCATAGACAATCAGTTGAGCATCCATTCTAGAAGAATGATCTTCTAGAGAGAGGATTGACAATATCCCTGGAACAacagttctctttttcttt
It includes:
- the STYXL2 gene encoding serine/threonine/tyrosine-interacting-like protein 2 isoform X3; protein product: MGVSRSAVLVVAYLMIFHNMAILEALMTVRKKRAIYPNDGFLKQLRELNEKLMEEREEDFSREWGEEGAEEDEDAGSAAAARAHTLTVEEEDDAASHLSASSLGRASQASKPLTLIDEEEEEKLYEAWKKGQSFPTGKVLQGEDGRFSASSRQGEEPEDEDVERIIQEWQSRNERYQAEGHRRWDRAEEEEEESDGSSFVRRRRRHTLSESSTSESVSSHDIRVLKQQLQMSSQNRGGRRRSDSMSTESTWDMWNRRLQEIEEEASRKYHSRSKREEVDASSEVGSRVREDDEESVASEASSFYNFCSRNKDKLTALERWKIKRIQFGFHKKDAEAGDGSSEQGAEEVEGEKKNLSDVNLSAYQAWKLKHQKKVGSENKEEVVELSKGDDLALVKKRQRRLELLERSRQTLEESQSMGSWEADSSAASGSIPLSAFWSAAPSVSADGDTASVLSTQSHSSHPSQALSKVGGCLASIPTTPLPNLHVGPGDTISIASIQNWIANVVSETLAQKQNEMLLSPRPSSAVSMKAAPTGSCLGDDQVSMLSGQSSSSLGGCLLPQSQARLSSETQSVLSSHTMRSARAEGTGSKVKGTSKPIYSLFADNIDLKELGRKEKEMQTELREKMSEYKMEKLASDNKRSSLFKKKKVKEDEDEDDDVDDRGEDTDSAIGSFRYSSRSNSQKPETDTFSSLAVSDGYGSGSRAGREMDNSINKWLSGLRTEEKSPPQSDWSGSSREKCTRSSLIRETESKSSSYKFSKSRSEEQDTSSYQETNSNSVKSTSRFSASSTREGREMHTFSRSMFSETSSSREGSPEPYFFRRTPEPSEGEESPEPRRPNAARSRDWEDVEESSRSDFSEFGAKRKFTQSFMRSEEEGEKERIEKREEGRFASGRRSRYWRSTDREEEEEMDDEAIIAAWRRRQEETRTKLQRRREDSARQRESGRD
- the STYXL2 gene encoding serine/threonine/tyrosine-interacting-like protein 2 isoform X2, translating into MLESAEQLLVEDLYNRVREKMDDTSLYNTPCILDLQRALVQDRQEAPWNEVDEVWPNVFIAEKSVAVNKGRLKRLGITHILNAAHGTGVYTGPEFYAGLEIQYLGVEVDDFPEVDISQHFRKAAEFLDEALLTYRGKVLVSSEMGVSRSAVLVVAYLMIFHNMAILEALMTVRKKRAIYPNDGFLKQLRELNEKLMEEREEDFSREWGEEGAEEDEDAGSAAAARAHTLTVEEEDDAASHLSASSLGRASQASKPLTLIDEEEEEKLYEAWKKGQSFPTGKVLQGEDGRFSASSRQGEEPEDEDVERIIQEWQSRNERYQAEGHRRWDRAEEEEEESDGSSFVRRRRRHTLSESSTSESVSSHDIRVLKQQLQMSSQNRGGRRRSDSMSTESTWDMWNRRLQEIEEEASRKYHSRSKREEVDASSEVGSRVREDDEESVASEASSFYNFCSRNKDKLTALERWKIKRIQFGFHKKDAEAGDGSSEQGAEEVEGEKKNLSDVNLSAYQAWKLKHQKKVGSENKEEVVELSKGDDLALVKKRQRRLELLERSRQTLEESQSMGSWEADSSAASGSIPLSAFWSAAPSVSADGDTASVLSTQSHSSHPSQALSKVGGCLASIPTTPLPNLHVGPGDTISIASIQNWIANVVSETLAQKQNEMLLSPRPSSAVSMKAAPTGSCLGDDQVSMLSGQSSSSLGGCLLPQSQARLSSETQSVLSSHTMRSARAEGTGSKVKGTSKPIYSLFADNIDLKELGRKEKEMQTELREKMSEYKMEKLASDNKRSSLFKKKKVKEDEDEDDDVDDRGEDTDSAIGSFRYSSRSNSQKPETDTFSSLAVSDGYGSGSRAGREMDNSINKWLSGLRTEEKSPPQSDWSGSSREKCTRSSLIRETESKSSSYKFSKSRSEEQDTSSYQETNSNSVKSTSRFSASSTREGREMHTFSRSMFSETSSSREGSPEPYFFRRTPEPSEGEESPEPRRPNAARSRDWEDVEESSRSDFSEFGAKRKFTQSFMRSEEEGEKERIEKREEGRFASGRRSRYWRSTDREEEEEMDDEAIIAAWRRRQEETRTKLQRRREDSARQRESGRD